CCACTCCCATTCCCAAGGTATCTCCGCAGGGTTGTGATTTAATCTCGGGTTCAGGGGCAACAGTAGTGTACATCGTAGAATCAGGACTTCCCAAGGGTTTGAAATTCTCATCCATCTTTTCGGTTGGCAATTCGGCTCAGACAGGGGTTGAAGAAGTACTCGAATACCTGGATGAAACCTTTGATTCCCAAACCAGTTCGAGGACTAAAATCTTATATGTCGAAAGCATTAAAAATCCAGATAAATTTCTGCAACATGCTTCATCGTTGGTTAGAAAAGGCTGTAAAATAGCAGCCATCAAAGCAGGGACATCAGCAGCAGGAAGCCGTGCAGCTTTATCTCATACGGGCGCTCTGGCCAGTTCCGATCTGGCAGTGGAGGCATTATTCAGGAAAGCCGGCATTGTCAGGTGTTTTGGACGCGAAGAGCTCACCACAGTCGCCTGTGTATTGATGCATAAGGAAATCAAAGGGAAAAACATAGCCATCATCACCCATGCAGGCGGTCCTGCCGTCATGCTAACCGATGCACTTTCCAAAGGAGGTTTTAACATCCCTCCATTCCAGGGCAAATACGCCGAAGAATTAAAACAACAGCTTCTTCCCGGATCGGCAGTTTCTAACCCTATCGATATACTGGCTACAGGTACAGCCGAACAATTAGGCATTGCCATTGATTATTGCGAAAATCATTTCGATGAAACGGACGCCATCATGGTGATTTTCGGCAGTCCCGGACTGGTAAAGGTTTTTGATGCCTATAATGTTTTGCATCAAAAGATGGAAACCTGTTCTAAACCCATCTTCCCTGTTTTGCCTTCCCTGTTCAATGCCCATGATGAAATCGACTTATTCCTTTCGCAGGGGCATGTGATCTTTCCGGATGAAGTATTGCTGGGAACGGCCATTACCAAGGTACTCAATACGCCTAAACCGGCTGAAGAAAAAATCAGCTATGAAGGTGTGGATATTCCGAAGATAAGAAGCATCATTGAAAAATCGCAGGACGGATATGCCGATTTTC
The sequence above is drawn from the Bacteroidota bacterium genome and encodes:
- a CDS encoding CoA-binding protein, which gives rise to MINKQMIAPESIIVVGASNNLHKPGGKVLKNLIDGGYKGKIFAVNPKEQEIQGIPCYPDVSEAPSADLAIIAVAAKYCLPVVEELAKVKHTLAFIIISAGFSEESQEGAILEKQITNVIDSVGGCLIGPNCIGILNQNHHSIFTTPIPKVSPQGCDLISGSGATVVYIVESGLPKGLKFSSIFSVGNSAQTGVEEVLEYLDETFDSQTSSRTKILYVESIKNPDKFLQHASSLVRKGCKIAAIKAGTSAAGSRAALSHTGALASSDLAVEALFRKAGIVRCFGREELTTVACVLMHKEIKGKNIAIITHAGGPAVMLTDALSKGGFNIPPFQGKYAEELKQQLLPGSAVSNPIDILATGTAEQLGIAIDYCENHFDETDAIMVIFGSPGLVKVFDAYNVLHQKMETCSKPIFPVLPSLFNAHDEIDLFLSQGHVIFPDEVLLGTAITKVLNTPKPAEEKISYEGVDIPKIRSIIEKSQDGYADFPVIQDLLHACGIPTVKEVVATSRKQIISYANEFGYPLALKAVGPLHKSDVGGVVLNIKTERHLLIEY